The following coding sequences are from one Leguminivora glycinivorella isolate SPB_JAAS2020 chromosome 7, LegGlyc_1.1, whole genome shotgun sequence window:
- the LOC125228163 gene encoding uncharacterized protein LOC125228163, whose protein sequence is MDYTVKMESVLIAITTVLCATLVLNLIYKLRLALPWRVNCWFCNQNFWMKFIVRNSWVCPSCEQYNGFKKDGDYNKPVTSVLNDSAIKSPKVFQRSPPKNGLCKMCNINQQLKVAQLANFVPMHENNYDNEIENYKMQLEKAYKLCSPCRKVLQKKLHKEKEVLLGSKVKETRSPDKKKNKNEQKSSLLKNLINRTSILIALVLVILVSLESYNNTNELPSTLMNLKNILTGLLDRLMTILKMKLFLTFPTLENYSFDFTNTEIHKTLKMKLNMTNIGSLGHFNEVTQKALGGLVCLIQILGHVCNVNKLKDTVLIDILWSVFVVMSVTDKYVTMEPIYISLVKLTSLFAVLLVYKNMDKTTSTQKPVKIHTSPRIKNLRNGTHTSILDDDSDLMLETDDDVSLSKFGLHNFTDSSTETISPLSPSMLNGRCFTPKKNDSIWSKSRLNSTFCVNSVISKSPSSVSDTLFTKPSFNNFQNLKDDSDSDLDESISSLCISSPKKLSQKSNSIFSLRKFTATPSFVAPAPLNRSRPLISPSKLGHSTSWVAGGYWGVGEGERPIFSVNGSRSSSQSSGFESQASSANQRIASQPPSREESICGDPAASLLDRFQNCNTRGYSSYQSPANFTRVSSPVFPQMQYNGHVHIPQARFAPQPAPSSVFSQASAASPQYPRGLLRPGGSGLINLAQLSSLSTR, encoded by the exons ATGGATTATACCGTTAAGATGGAATCAGTGTTAATAGCAATAACTACAGTGTTGTGTGCTACattagttttgaatttaatataCAAACTCAG ATTAGCCCTCCCATGGCGTGTCAACTGTTGGTTTTGTAATCAAAACTTTTGGATGAAGTTTATAGTTCGAAACAGCTGGGTTTGTCCGAGTTGCGAGCAGTACAACGGGTTCAAGAAG GATGGCGACTACAATAAGCCGGTTACTAGCGTGTTAAACGACTCTGCCATTAAATCACCCAAAGTCTTCCAAAGAAGTCCCCCTAAAAATGGATTGTGCAAAATGTGTAACATCAACCAGCAGCTGAAGGTCGCGCAGCTCGCCAACTTCGTGCCCATGCATGAGAACAACTACGATAATGAAATTGAAAACTACAA GATGCAACTTGAAAAAGCATACAAACTATGCAGCCCTTGCAGAAAAGTTCTACAAAAGAAACTGCATAAAGAAAAAGAAGTATTATTAGGTTCAAAAGTCAAAGAAACAAGAAGCCCAGACAAAAAGAAAAACAAGAATGAGCAAAAAAGctcattattaaaaaacttgatAAACAGAACCTCCATACTCATTGCTTTAGTCCTAGTGATTTTAGTATCATTAGAGAGCTACAATAACACCAATGAACTGCCAAGTACattaatgaatttaaagaacatacTAACCGGACTTTTAGATAGATTGATGACCATATTGAAAATGAAACTTTTTTTGACATTCCCGACTTTAGAAAATTACTCATTTGACTTTACTAACACAGAAATACATAAGACATTGAAGATGAAATTAAACATGACTAATATAGGATCATTGGGCCATTTTAATGAAGTGACCCAGAAGGCACTAGGAGGCCTTGTTTGTTTGATACAGATTTTGGGACATGTTTGTAATGTGAATAAACTGAAGGACACAGTATTGATTGACATACTCTGGTCAGTTTTTGTTGTGATGTCTGTAACTGATAAATATGTGACCATGGAACCAATTTACATCAGTTTAGTTAAG TTGACAAGTCTATTTGCAGTATTGCTTGTTTATAAGAACATGGATAAAACTACTTCTACTCAAAAGCCTGTAAAGATTCACACCTCTCCAAGGATCAAAAATCTAAGAAACGGAACACATACCTCTATCCTCGATGATGACAGTGACCTTATGTTGGAGACAGATGATGATGTGTCTCTCAGCAAATTCGGATTACACAATTTCACCGATTCTTCTACAGAAACTATTAGTCCTTTGAGTCCTAGCATGCTCAACGGCAGATGCTTCACTCCAAAGAAAAACGATAGCATTTGGAGCAAATCCAGACTCAACTCCACATTCTGCGTAAATAGCGTCATAAGCAAAAGTCCAAGTTCCGTTTCAGATACTTTATTTACTAAACCTTCTTTCAATAACTTCCAAAATCTGAAGGATGACTCTGATTCCGATTTAGACGAAAGTATAAGCTCCTTGTGTATCAGCAGTCCGAAAAAGTTGAGCCAGAAAAGCAATTCGATTTTTTCTCTTCGCAAGTTCACTGCCACTCCTAGCTTTGTCGCTCCGGCGCCGTTGAACCGTTCGAGACCATTGATATCTCCCAGTAAACTTGGACATAGCACGTCATGGGTCGCGGGAGGCTACTGGGGTGTAGGCGAAGGCGAGAGGCCGATCTTTAGCGTGAACGGGAGCAGGTCATCAAGTCAGAGCTCGGGGTTTGAGTCGCAGGCGTCGAGCGCGAATCAGCGCATCGCATCTCAGCCGCCGTCGCGCGAGGAATCTATATGTGGTGACCCTGCAGCGTCGCTGCTCGATCGCTTCCAGAATTGTAATACGAGAGGTTACTCTAGTTACCAATCCCCGGCTAACTTCACACGCGTGAGCTCCCCAGTATTCCCTCAGATGCAGTACAACGGGCACGTCCATATCCCGCAGGCGCGGTTCGCGCCGCAGCCCGCGCCGTCTAGCGTATTCTCGCAGGCCTCTGCGGCCTCGCCGCAGTACCCGCGCGGGCTGCTTAGGCCCGGCGGGTCCGGCCTCATCAACCTCGCTCAGCTCAGCTCGCTCAGCACCAGATAA
- the LOC125228164 gene encoding uncharacterized protein LOC125228164 encodes MISTRPKSPTRAEAIAIALRPQPVFSNGVLLGNWVEDRIECPKQGTLYFPPQEEIDYEKLKPESRQPEFRINKLYGLRGNVETIYRHDSHDGCGNFMTTNDLVYNHQPKPLCGPVQRYYKRCKHQWYPQPDNMKCFGNKTEWGLKRYKEHEWACTDVSDYASSLYDDTYIPPRPHQYLQRCERKARNSNFTKGFRYLMTKPLAKPKQKKQ; translated from the exons ATGATAAGTACCAGACCGAAATCCCCGACAAGGGCTGAGGCTATAGCCATAGCTCTACGGCCACAACCAGTCTTCAGTAATGGAGTTCTTTTAG GCAACTGGGTAGAAGACAGAATAGAATGTCCCAAGCAAGGAACCTTATATTTCCCACCTCAAGAAGAAATCGACTATGAGAAGTTGAAGCCAGAGTCCCGACAGCCCGAGTTCAGAATAAATAAACTTTACGGTTTGAGG GGCAACGTGGAGACAATCTACCGTCACGACAGTCACGACGGCTGCGGCAACTTCATGACGACCAACGACCTGGTATACAACCACCAACCGAAGCCGCTGTGCGGGCCCGTGCAGCGCTACTACAAGCGGTGCAAGCACCAGTGGTACCCGCAGCCGGACAATATGAAGTGTTTT GGTAACAAGACCGAGTGGGGTCTGAAAAGGTACAAGGAACACGAGTGGGCATGCACCGATGTATCCGATTACGCATCTTCACTATATGATGACACCTATATACCACCGAGACCCCACCAATACTTGCAGAGGTGCGAACGGAAAGCCAGGAATTC GAACTTTACAAAAGGTTTCCGATATTTAATGACAAAACCATTGGCTaaaccaaaacaaaaaaaacaatga
- the LOC125228076 gene encoding dynein axonemal intermediate chain 4, whose product MSTAENVTFESTAQQPRASEDGDEAAAAKVGKATFCFMDRRLNTRVIFEGVDFTPDDIVDSSFPTMMDTFSHAAFEVRVRSAVAIVKPSDKSKSDVGDGGPKVFATTISLDDIKIDHTLNTEEGCAPDEIDLDKAPSAFYLPKKYPVMSYPPNIMVVFKETETQFLFELPSFSFDKGTPEGNAVEEANEFYNYITVGKGRNRKMVVEETQTEPVVIQSRHTLAVRPQKKNAASFASLWDMHDTYEKLRRARAKEEPDEMVLYQSADAKLLRKKKVVDAGPDHMRGKTFQEIGKTHNFYDAVLLTERVLAAKAYSDAQKKFRGLVPMDPLSLDLVYVYTITQLWTFECSETDHHPVVMMAFNPSNENILAVAYGDIGCAKQFDGIVAVWCTKNPIKPERFYRFVEPLTSIAFSAKNPNWLACGFANGDVLILDVTSYSKKIIAQSTRDTNPCFEPIWTVTWRAIDKDNEYVLTTCQDGRVNRFTSTKTHDFICTPMMRLSTVEGSLKGLQVTKACLKVDVPINRHPAGHCIMWHPSISHIYYVGTDEGCIHQCSKNYLNQHMDVFRTHAGPVYALHCSPFMNNLMMTCGADGAIRLWVEGIDDVIMTLTCKGAVYEAAFCPVNATIILTISTNILSIWDLRRKTHIPCAEYTLTDEGILTCLKFGEGGDSVFVSDSMGKVHTFHLEDTPIPPYYQRKMLDDAIKKALCTRPNLLKQLEKMASYQKKHH is encoded by the coding sequence ATGAGTACAGCTGAAAATGTTACATTCGAAAGTACAGCACAGCAGCCCCGCGCCAGCGAGGACGGCGACGAAGCAGCCGCCGCTAAAGTTGGCAAAGCCACCTTCTGCTTTATGGACAGGCGGCTCAACACGCGCGTTATTTTCGAAGGTGTGGACTTCACGCCCGACGACATTGTCGATAGCAGTTTTCCTACCATGATGGACACGTTTTCACATGCCGCGTTCGAAGTTCGCGTGCGCTCCGCCGTCGCGATAGTCAAACCTTCCGACAAGTCTAAATCAGACGTGGGGGACGGCGGGCCGAAAGTGTTCGCGACTACTATCTCCCTTGACGACATAAAAATCGATCACACGCTCAACACCGAGGAGGGCTGCGCTCCCGACGAAATCGACCTAGACAAGGCTCCCTCCGCGTTTTATTTACCTAAAAAGTACCCCGTCATGTCGTATCCACCGAACATCATGGTAGTGTTTAAAGAAACCGAAACACAGTTCCTGTTCGAGCTGCCGTCGTTTTCATTCGACAAAGGTACGCCGGAAGGAAATGCAGTCGAAGAAGCGAATGAAttctataattatattactgtCGGGAAGGGCAGGAATCGAAAGATGGTGGTGGAAGAGACTCAGACTGAGCCGGTTGTCATCCAATCTCGACATACGCTGGCGGTTCGACCGCAGAAGAAAAATGCCGCGAGCTTCGCCTCCTTGTGGGACATGCACGACACGTATGAGAAGCTGAGGCGAGCGCGCGCTAAAGAGGAGCCCGACGAGATGGTTCTCTACCAGTCCGCGGACGCGAAGCTCCTGCGCAAGAAGAAAGTAGTCGACGCCGGCCCGGACCACATGCGCGGAAAAACTTTCCAAGAGATAGGAAAAACTCATAATTTCTACGATGCCGTACTGTTAACGGAACGTGTCTTAGCTGCTAAAGCTTACTCCGATGCGCAAAAGAAGTTCAGAGGCCTCGTCCCTATGGATCCGCTCTCGCTCGACTTAGTCTATGTTTACACGATCACACAGCTGTGGACGTTCGAGTGCAGCGAGACTGATCACCATCCCGTTGTGATGATGGCTTTTAATCCTAGCAACGAAAACATATTGGCCGTGGCTTACGGCGATATTGGATGCGCGAAGCAATTTGACGGGATCGTGGCTGTCTGGTGCACGAAAAACCCTATCAAACCTGAGCGTTTTTACCGCTTCGTCGAACCTTTAACTTCTATAGCATTTTCCGCAAAAAATCCTAACTGGCTCGCTTGCGGTTTCGCCAACGGGGACGTTTTAATACTGGACGTCACCTCCTACTCCAAGAAGATTATAGCTCAAAGTACCCGCGACACCAACCCCTGCTTTGAGCCAATCTGGACGGTCACCTGGCGCGCGATAGACAAGGACAATGAATACGTTTTAACCACATGCCAAGACGGGAGAGTGAACCGATTCACGAGTACGAAAACGCACGATTTCATCTGCACGCCTATGATGCGTTTATCGACCGTCGAAGGGAGTTTGAAAGGCCTGCAAGTGACAAAAGCATGCCTAAAGGTGGACGTGCCAATAAATAGACATCCAGCGGGGCATTGTATTATGTGGCATCCGAGCATCAGTCATATTTACTACGTGGGTACGGACGAAGGTTGCATCCACCAATGTTCGAAGAATTATCTGAACCAGCATATGGACGTGTTCAGAACTCACGCGGGCCCCGTGTACGCTTTACATTGCTCCCCGTTTATGAACAACTTGATGATGACTTGTGGCGCCGATGGAGCTATAAGGTTGTGGGTGGAAGGGATAGACGACGTTATAATGACGTTAACTTGCAAAGGGGCAGTTTACGAGGCGGCATTCTGCCCTGTAAATGCGACTATAATTCTTACGATCAGTACTAACATATTGTCTATCTGGGACTTGCGGAGGAAGACGCATATTCCTTGCGCGGAGTACACGCTGACGGACGAGGGGATCCTGACGTGTCTGAAGTTTGGCGAGGGCGGGGACAGCGTGTTCGTGTCGGACAGTATGGGCAAGGTTCACACCTTCCACCTGGAGGACACGCCGATCCCGCCGTATTATCAGAGAAAAATGTTGGACGACGCTATTAAGAAAGCTTTGTGTACAAGACCGAACTTGTTGAAGCAgcttgagaaaatggcgtcttaTCAGAAGAAACACCATTAA
- the LOC125228042 gene encoding LOW QUALITY PROTEIN: tetratricopeptide repeat protein 27 (The sequence of the model RefSeq protein was modified relative to this genomic sequence to represent the inferred CDS: inserted 3 bases in 3 codons; deleted 2 bases in 1 codon): MLTETNILYLCNFDEKFHNSGPEHINKLWSGKWQINNLEIFKELLATGLDTEKLRAVLTKYLDNGSTLDIILYSTISSLLTFCEQNWNTHPEKLDLQEYFGQDWPTTINAAVLLQRDSEPVYVNIVHPELLYYSLQIFNTLCAVQQNLVHLWWYFRTLIIHQKALEDNSASIYNELELLMAKLSNEANMLENKRLAVLLQAEIAQAYLVYGRVQKVEEHLAKARELAGLKLELTGVLGKRTKWQQTTLPQLALTSTLDSDLQRPSAEEXHGEAELPPDVELQDDVRLNKIQYLEEIRQAELPSLEQVLCMITVQYLQKSQPKDDLMQEELSPYIEAILSQKSGPWATRVAALLVRCKLEAGHKRSVERAMLQCETIVNEKXEVAPTTRLSYLWASGLPWAWAWRQQLADLYLSLGLVKAALEEYQRLQLWEDVIVCYTMLQLRHKAAEVIQQQIDIQPTVKLYCLLGDATDDVSCFEKAWEFSGHKSSRAQRHWGNFLFAHNKYEECIPHFEKSVEINSIQESVWLRLGFAALETENWELSARAYRRYTYLQPNTFEAWNNLAKVYVKQGDKNRAYRALMEALRFNYDNWKLWENVIIVSMDTGHFEDAIRGAHRMLDLQRKFDDAEVLALLVRAVVQDKEDADGNSSARLRKRILELFGRITSIHQNKPEIWQLYSDLSPTRLLQAQRLLKAYRGYTQTGSWTNSPETCKKVIDLAQNLLEYSLQARQEAEDKEKAQADQQLSSARLXGQAVLRAAEKQDWPETADALEQLKGLFNNVTEYMKSIM, from the exons ATGTTGACTGAGACTAACATTTTATATTTGTGCAACTTTGATGAAAAATTTCACAACTCAG GGCCTGagcacataaataaattatggtCAGGTAAATGGCAAATAAATAATCTTGAAATATTTAAGGAGCTACTGGCAACAGGATTGGATACTGAAAAACTGAGAGCTGTTCTAACTAAATACCTCGATAATGGCTCGACATTGGACATCATACTTTACTCAACCATTAGTTCTTTGTTAACCTTTTGTGAGCAAAATTGGAATACTCACCCGGAGAAACTGGATTTGCAAGAATATTTTGGCCAGGACTGGCCTACAACTATAAACGCAGCGGTACTATTGCAGCGCGATTCTGAGCCCGTGTACGTGAATATAGTACATCCAGAGTTATTGTATTATTCCTTGCAAATATTTAATACCCTTTGTGCAGTTCAACAAAACTTg GTTCATCTATGGTGGTACTTCCGAACCCTCATCATCCACCAGAAAGCTCTAGAAGACAACAGCGCCAGCATCTATAATGAGTTGGAACTTCTAATGGCCAAGTTGTCCAATGAAGCTAACATGTTGGAGAACAAAAGGCTGGCTGTTCTGCTGCAGGCGGAGATTGCCCAGGCTTACCTGGTGTATGGACGGGTGCAGAAGGTTGAGGAGCATTTGGCCAAGGCTAGGGAGCTGGCTGGACTGAAGCTCGAGCTAACAG GGGTCCTCGGTAAGAGAACAAAATGGCAGCAGACCACCCTGCCCCAGCTAGCCTTAACCAGCACCCTGGACTCCGACCTACAGCGACCATCAGCCGAAG CCCATGGCGAAGCTGAGCTGCCTCCCGATGTGGAGTTACAGGATGACGTGAGGCTGAACAAGATCCAGTATCTGGAGGAGATTAGGCAGGCGGAGCTACCGAGTTTGGAGCAAGTGCTCTGTATGATCACAGT TCAATATCTCCAAAAATCGCAGCCCAAAGACGATCTAATGCAGGAAGAGCTATCCCCCTACATAGAGGCAATACTATCTCAAAAGAGCGGTCCGTGGGCCACTAGAGTAGCGGCTTTATTGGTCCGCTGCAAGCTCGAGGCGGGCCACAAGCGGAGCGTGGAGCGGGCGATGCTGCAGTGCGAGACTATCGTTAATGAGA AAGAAGTCGCACCTACTACTAG GCTGTCGTACCTGTGGGCTTCAGGACTG CCCTGGGCGTGGGCGTGGCGGCAGCAGTTGGCAGACCTGTACCTCAGTCTGGGGCTCGTGAAGGCGGCTCTGGAGGAGTACCAGCGGCTGCAGCTGTGGGAGGACGTTATAGTGTGCTACACCATGCTCCAGCTGCGACACaag GCAGCAGAAGTGATTCAGCAACAAATCGACATACAGCCGACTGTCAAACTCTATTGCTTATTGGGTGACGCAACAG ATGACGTATCATGCTTCGAGAAAGCGTGGGAGTTCTCCGGGCACAAGAGCAGCCGCGCGCAGCGGCACTGGGGCAACTTCCTCTTCGCACACAACAAGTATGAAGAGTGCATCCCGCACTTTGAGAAGTCCGTGGAGATTAACAGTATACAGGAGAGCGTATGGCTAAGGCTTGG CTTTGCGGCTCTAGAGACGGAAAACTGGGAGTTATCCGCGCGCGCCTACCGTCGCTACACATACCTACAGCCCAACACCTTTGAGGCGTGGAACAACCTCGCCAAAGTGTACGTTAAACAAGGAGACAAGAACAGGGCTTATAGAGCCCTTATGGAGGCGCTGAGGTTCAACTATGACAACTGGAAG CTATGGGAGAACGTGATAATAGTATCGATGGACACTGGGCACTTCGAGGACGCGATCCGCGGCGCCCACCGTATGCTGGACCTGCAGCGCAAGTTCGACGACGCGGAAGTGCTGGCGCTACTTGTGCGGGCGGTTGTACAGGACAAGGAAGACGCCGATGGAAATAGTAGCGCTAG GTTAAGAAAGCGAATATTAGAGCTATTCGGACGCATCACATCGATACACCAGAACAAGCCGGAGATATGGCAACTGTACTCGGATTTGAGCCCTACGAGGCTGCTGCAGGCGCAACGGCTGTTGAAGGCCTACAGGGGATACACGCAG ACTGGAAGTTGGACTAACAGCCCAGAAACCTGCAAAAAGGTCATCGACCTCGCGCAGAATCTTCTAGAATACAGTCTCCAAGCCCGACAAGAGGCCGAAGATAAAGAAAAAGCTCAGGCCGACCAGCAGCTCTCCTCCGCGCGGT ACGGCCAGGCCGTCTTACGGGCCGCTGAGAAGCAAGACTGGCCTGAAACTGCCGACGCTCTTGAACAGCTGAAGGGATTATTTAATAATGTTACGGAATATATGAAATCtattatgtaa
- the LOC125228106 gene encoding rabenosyn-5, with amino-acid sequence MATANDEEILEGFLCPICKADLKTASQLTNHFESLHQEEQDVLKSLKEIFGKAKKIILNNDDADIQETFDRALKFNSQDYYEPNEEQTVGVSRSSTDYFKGVRSARLERYATETNKLLIRLDKLVGNMPSEPNLRRQHEQEVVPWLDGSSVKLCPNCAKAFNLTRRKHHCRLCGSILCHDCSTFLDINVARSIIDPSVPLMPSDHEVTEKTGLRLCEHCYNLIELRKQVQESRNAKTALVQAYEQMRGLMDQAKPAVAMYEKMCQSLFDGESTYNLSDVNAMRGRIGKLAEGVDALSKHIAAFPAEPGTRQAKLYSSIRQAATSYIKDELLSLRKLPTEAQIEEVRRQRYERAERQIQKERERMEQEGALASAAGPSHVEVQHHDENNPILEQMNIIRGYIKEARRELRFEEVAMLEANLKELKKEYQLQMLSNRT; translated from the exons ATGGCGACAGCAAACGACGAGGAGATCCTGGAGGGTTTCCTTTGTCCCATTTGTAAGGCCGACTTGAAAACCGCTTCACAACTTACGAACCACTTCGAGAGTTTACACCAAGAAGAACAGGATGTTTTGAAGTCTCTAAAGGAGATATTTGGGAAAGCAAAGAAGATTATACTTAATAATGATGATGCTGATATTCAGGAAACGTTTGATCGTGCGTTAAAGTTTAATTCTCAGGACTATTATGAACCAAATGAAGAGCAGACTGTGGGGGTGTCAAGGAGTTCGACTGACTACTTCAAAGGTGTGCGGTCGGCGAGGCTGGAGAGATATGCGACTGAGACCAACAAGTTGTTGATTAGACTAGATAAATTAGTGGGGAACATGCCTTCTGAACCCAACCTGAGGAGACAACATGAACAAGAG GTAGTGCCATGGTTAGACGGCTCATCAGTGAAGCTGTGCCCGAACTGTGCGAAGGCCTTCAACCTGACGCGGCGGAAGCATCACTGCCGACTCTGCGGCTCCATCCTGTGCCATGACTGTTCAACATTCCTAGATATTAATGTAGCTA GATCAATAATAGACCCATCAGTGCCACTCATGCCCTCAGACCACGAGGTGACAGAAAAGACAGGCCTCCGTCTCTGCGAGCACTGCTACAATCTCATCGAGCTCCGGAAACAAGTGCAGGAGAGCCGCAATGCTAAAACAGCGCTTGTGCAGGCATATGAGCAGATGAGAGGGCTGATGGATCAGGCTAAGCCTGCTGTGGCTATGTATGAAAAG ATGTGTCAAAGCCTGTTCGACGGCGAGAGCACGTACAACCTGTCGGACGTGAACGCCATGCGCGGGCGCATCGGGAAACTGGCCGAAGGCGTGGACGCGCTCAGCAAACATATAGCCGCCTTCCCTGCTGAGCCAGGGACGAGGCAGGCTAAACTATACTCTTCTATTAGGCAGGCCGCTACAAGTTATATCAAG GATGAACTTCTATCCCTGCGAAAGCTGCCAACCGAGGCCCAGATCGAGGAGGTCCGGCGCCAACGATACGAGCGCGCCGAGCGACAGATACAGAAAGAACGGGAAAGAATGGAGCAAGAAGGGGCCTTAGCTTCGGCGGCGGGGCCTAGCCATGTTGAAGTGCAGCACCACGATGAGAATAACCCCATTTTGGAGCAGATGAATATTATTAGAGGCTATATTAAAGAGGCACGGAGGGAATTGAGGTTCGAAGAG GTGGCAATGCTAGAAGCGAACCTGAAGGAACTGAAGAAGGAATACCAGCTGCAAATGCTCTCTAACCGAACCTAG